The region TGACAACCACGCGGTTGCTACAGGCATGAACGGAGTCTTGCTGACCACTGCAAACGGCGGCGATTCGTGGCAGAACTCAAATCCCTGCGGCAATGCGATCGTCTCAGGTTCCGCTTATCTAAGGTCCAACACCATCATCGCGACAGGCTACGGCGGCTGCGTGGCACGAAGCACAGATGGCGGCGCGACATGGTCGCATCAAAATATATATAGCCGTGCGGACATGCTTTCGGTATCGTTTTCCAGCGAGAAGAACGGTTCGATAACAGACGCCAATGGCATGGTCTGGTTGACCGGCGATGGCGGAACGACGTGGCTGCCGTTCAATGTTCGGACTAACCCGAAACTTGTCGCCATCTATTTCGCCAACACGTTTACAGGCTGGGCAACAGGCGAAAACGGCCTCATCCTGCGTACGGACGACGGCGGCTTCAGCTGGCAGCGGCTTACTCAGGGCGGCCGCGAAGATGTCAACGATATTACATTTCTGAGCGATGAGATCGGCGTCGCCGTCGGATCTAATGGAAAGATCTGGATCACTAACGACAGCGGTCGTATGTGGCTGCCGGTATTTAGCGAGAGCCTCAAAAATCTTAATGCCGTTTCGTTCGCTGACGGTCAACTGGGTTGGGCGGTCGGCGATGGCGGCACGATCCTGAGAACAATAAACGGCGGTGCGAGTTGGGTCAGCAACGTCACCAATGTAACAGAAGACCTGTTTGGCGTGCATTTCATTTCGGATAAAGTCGGTTTCGCTGTGGGAGCGAACGGAACTGTCATGCGCACATCTTCAGGCGGTGAATCTTGGGTGCGTTCTGATTCCGGCACCAAGCTGTGGCTCGAAGATGTAAAATTCCTTGACGAGACACGCGGCGTTGCAGTTGGCGACAGCGGCACTATTCTCACAACCGACGACGGCGCTCTTACGTGGAAAAAGATCAAGACCAACGTCCGAGACAATCTGTATGCCGTAAGCTTTTCCGACAACAAAAGCGGATTTGCTGTAGGCTCGGGTGGAATAATTCTCAAAACATCCGACGGCGGCGCGACGTGGAAGGATATGGAAACCGCGTCGGGAAACAGCCTCTTTGCTGTTCAGTCCTTTGGTGCTGCGAGTGCTATCGCGGCGGGTGAATTCGGAACGGTTCTTGTAACCGAAGACGCCGGCGTGACTTGGCAGACGCAGCCGAACATTACCGGCAGAGTGCTGCAGGCAGTTGTTTATCGTGGCGGAAACAATCTTTGGATCACAGGCAAAGGCGGAACGATTTTGAAGAGAACCGCCCCACTGTCACCTAAAAAATTAGAATCTCCCATTGAGCGTCCGGTGCTAAAAACTGCGATGCCTCGTTCAAAACCAAAACGGCGCAATCCTTTGATCACGATTACCGACGACGGCGATATTCCTCTGGCAATGCCGACTGCCAAACCTAGTCCATTGAAATAATTACCGCGATCCATTCTCCGGAAGTTTCAAATTTGAAATTTGAGATCTCAAATTTCTGAAGATCCAAAACAATGATGTCTCTCTGCTCAAGCAAGATTCCAGACAGCACCAATGTCTCTTTCGTCTTTTCAAGCAGCAATGGCAGCAGCGGAACGATCACGTCAATCGTAAGATTTGCGCATACAAAATCAAAAGCTGGTGTATCGCCATCTATCGACCCTAGAAAATATTCGATCTTCTCGCCGACACCATTTAAGATAGCATTTTCTTTTGCGATGGCGACGGAATCCGCGTCGGTATCACAGGCTAGAATTTCAAGTTTATCTTTGGCTAATTTCGCTGCCGCTATCGCCAGAATTCCGGTTCCGGTTCCGACATCTAGAAACGATTGTCCGTTGCGGTAATTGTCGGTGATCGCCTGCAGACAAAGCTGCGTGGTCTCGTGCGTTCCGGTGCCGAACGCCATGTTCGGTTCGATGCTAATGACGATCTTTTCGGTCTTATCAACGACTTCCCACGGCGGAGCGATGATAAAATTGCCGATAACAGTTGGCTTCCAATATTTTTTCCACTCTGCGAGCCAATCTGTCTGTTCCACTGCGCGAGTAGTGATATCTTTTACGGCGTCAGATGTAAAACCATAGATCATTAACGACGCATCCACCGCGAGACGAATATCCGCCTCGTTAGGCAACGCATCGAAGTATCCGGTTACACGCAGTGGTGCGCCATCCGCATGTCGAAAGCTGTCGATCTCGTTGCCAAGAGACTCGAGCCGATTGAACGCCGATTCGACGGCTTCGGCTGCATCAGCATGAACCACAATATCGACTGCAAACCAATTTTTCATTCCTTCTCTGCGTTCTCTGCGTTAAAGCCCTATTCACGGATACCTATGTCGTCCAAATCGCGTTCGCGGTTGCGCCAATCTTCGACGACCTTTACGAATAATTTCAGAAAGACCTTTTTGCCCAGCAGCTTTTCGATGTCCATTCTCGCCCGTGTCCCAATGTCCTTTACGCGAGCGCCTTGCTTACCGATTACTATCTTTTTTTGCGAAGGTTTTTCGACATAGATCGCGCAGAAAATGGTTGTCATCGTCGGGTCGCTTTCGTCAAAAACTTCGGTCACGACGGCTGTCACATATGGAATTTCCTCGCCGGTCGATTGCAAGATCTTTTCGCGGACCATCTCAGAAACGATGCTGCGCATCGACTGGTCGGTCATCTCGTCAACATCAAAAATAGGCTCGCCTACGGGTAGATGTTTAACGATGAGAGACAACAAATCATCGATCGCATCGCCCTTCAAAGCAGAAACCGGCATGATCTCAGCGAACTCATATTCCTTTGAATAAAATTCCATCAAAGGCAGCAGAGCAGCTTTGTCCTTGATCTTGTCGATCTTATTGAGAACAAGTATCGCCTTGCTTTCAGCTTGTTTCACGAGCTCAAGCACAAACTTGTCGCCATTGCCCGTCGAAACGCTCGCATCACGCATCAGCACAAGCAGATCGACCGACATTATCGCGTCGTGAACAGCCGACATCATTCTTCGGTTTAGCAAATGTCCCGGCTTGTGCACGCCCGGCGTATCGACAAATACGATCTGTCCGTCATCACGCGACACAATGCCCTTGATCCGATGCCGTGTCGTCTGCGGCTTATTTGAAACAGCCGCGATCTTTTCACCGACCAGACGGTTGAGCAAAGTTGATTTCCCTGCATTCGGCCGCCCTATCAACGCGACCAAACCGCTCCGAAAGTCTTTATTTACCATTGATTAGACGTTATCAGACTGTTTTCGGAATTCAGAATTCAGAATTCAGAATTTTGACTGTCCCAAAGTGTCCCACTGTCCCACCGTTTTTTTTCACGGAAAATGCCGTTCCAAGCGTTCCACACCGTTCCACATAGGTGTGGAACGATGTAAATGTTGTAACGAATAAGGTTATTGTCGGTTTTTGGCTGCG is a window of Chloracidobacterium sp. DNA encoding:
- a CDS encoding 50S ribosomal protein L11 methyltransferase; its protein translation is MKNWFAVDIVVHADAAEAVESAFNRLESLGNEIDSFRHADGAPLRVTGYFDALPNEADIRLAVDASLMIYGFTSDAVKDITTRAVEQTDWLAEWKKYWKPTVIGNFIIAPPWEVVDKTEKIVISIEPNMAFGTGTHETTQLCLQAITDNYRNGQSFLDVGTGTGILAIAAAKLAKDKLEILACDTDADSVAIAKENAILNGVGEKIEYFLGSIDGDTPAFDFVCANLTIDVIVPLLPLLLEKTKETLVLSGILLEQRDIIVLDLQKFEISNFKFETSGEWIAVIISMD
- the era gene encoding GTPase Era, which translates into the protein MVNKDFRSGLVALIGRPNAGKSTLLNRLVGEKIAAVSNKPQTTRHRIKGIVSRDDGQIVFVDTPGVHKPGHLLNRRMMSAVHDAIMSVDLLVLMRDASVSTGNGDKFVLELVKQAESKAILVLNKIDKIKDKAALLPLMEFYSKEYEFAEIMPVSALKGDAIDDLLSLIVKHLPVGEPIFDVDEMTDQSMRSIVSEMVREKILQSTGEEIPYVTAVVTEVFDESDPTMTTIFCAIYVEKPSQKKIVIGKQGARVKDIGTRARMDIEKLLGKKVFLKLFVKVVEDWRNRERDLDDIGIRE